A genome region from Clostridium sp. JN-9 includes the following:
- a CDS encoding N-acetylmuramoyl-L-alanine amidase family protein codes for MEFWLINNDERLQLPVPPPNYSIKKSNDSSTVTVLGLGEISFIGTPKLAEIPAIESFFPNHPYSFCQYSTFPMPNKCVEMIEKWRNEGTVIRYLVTGTKLNMECTIESFEYGERDGTGDIYFSLQLKEYKRIANVAKEGWVYSGGIWYYFYGNGVRKTGWLLDSGKWYYLKENGAMATGWVMYGGVWYFLDPVKGEMAASKWILWNGKWYYLKSDGSMPVSTYINGWWVGSDGAWDGKPKVK; via the coding sequence ATGGAATTCTGGTTGATTAACAATGACGAAAGACTGCAGTTGCCGGTGCCTCCACCAAATTATTCAATAAAAAAATCAAATGACAGCAGTACGGTTACTGTTCTTGGATTGGGAGAAATAAGCTTTATTGGCACTCCCAAGCTTGCTGAAATACCCGCAATAGAAAGCTTTTTCCCCAACCATCCATACAGTTTTTGTCAGTATAGCACGTTCCCAATGCCCAACAAATGTGTTGAAATGATAGAAAAATGGAGGAATGAAGGTACCGTGATAAGGTACTTGGTAACCGGCACGAAACTTAATATGGAGTGCACAATAGAAAGTTTTGAATATGGAGAGAGAGACGGAACAGGCGATATATATTTTAGCTTGCAGTTAAAAGAATACAAGAGAATAGCCAATGTAGCAAAGGAAGGATGGGTATACTCTGGGGGCATTTGGTATTATTTTTACGGTAATGGTGTAAGAAAGACTGGTTGGTTATTAGATTCTGGTAAATGGTACTACTTAAAAGAAAATGGAGCTATGGCAACAGGCTGGGTTATGTATGGTGGAGTGTGGTATTTTTTAGATCCAGTTAAGGGCGAAATGGCAGCAAGTAAATGGATATTATGGAATGGAAAATGGTATTACCTAAAATCAGATGGGTCCATGCCAGTTAGCACTTATATTAATGGCTGGTGGGTTGGCTCAGATGGTGCTTGGGATGGAAAGCCGAAAGTGAAGTAG
- a CDS encoding N-acetylmuramoyl-L-alanine amidase, whose translation MNIIQTNLSFGSMSYGNLPNALVYHHAEASKCSVYDVHQWHKENGWAGIGYHYFVRKDGSIYKGRPNNAIGSHCLHHNTNTLGICAEGNYMIEHMPEVQKQALVELGQYLKSIYPIRAVYGHRELMATECPGTNYPLQEIKQAVMKGVQALCDGWHLINGIWFYFENKKKVINGWRKDSKGLWYFLGGDGAMVTSRWIKSNNGYWYFLKSDGAMATNQWIKWNNKSYYIGPDGIMTANTIVDGWVVGPDGAWNGKPQIK comes from the coding sequence ATGAATATTATTCAAACAAATTTAAGTTTTGGATCTATGTCATATGGTAATTTGCCTAATGCACTTGTATATCATCACGCTGAAGCCTCAAAATGCTCAGTGTATGACGTACATCAATGGCATAAAGAAAATGGATGGGCAGGCATAGGATATCATTATTTTGTTAGAAAGGATGGAAGCATATATAAAGGTAGACCTAATAATGCTATAGGCAGCCATTGTTTGCACCATAATACAAATACCTTGGGAATTTGTGCAGAGGGTAATTATATGATAGAGCACATGCCTGAGGTGCAAAAACAGGCTTTAGTCGAATTAGGCCAATATTTGAAAAGTATATATCCAATTAGGGCTGTTTATGGTCATAGGGAGTTAATGGCTACAGAATGTCCTGGAACTAACTATCCTCTACAGGAGATTAAACAAGCAGTTATGAAGGGGGTACAAGCATTATGTGACGGATGGCATTTAATAAATGGAATATGGTTCTACTTTGAGAATAAAAAGAAAGTCATTAATGGCTGGAGGAAAGACTCAAAAGGCTTGTGGTACTTCCTCGGTGGTGATGGTGCTATGGTGACAAGTCGTTGGATTAAATCAAACAATGGCTATTGGTACTTCTTAAAATCAGATGGTGCTATGGCTACAAACCAATGGATTAAATGGAATAACAAATCTTACTATATAGGGCCTGATGGAATTATGACAGCCAATACAATAGTAGATGGTTGGGTAGTTGGGCCTGATGGAGCCTGGAATGGAAAGCCCCAAATAAAATAA
- a CDS encoding four helix bundle protein, translating into MEPLILQKKTEVLLNKEVYPVLKKYPKSEKFALCQEIKQAFYRVIRNTMLANNIKRYRIHYLQGVDADLKLLLVLFSISREQKYITERKCLQLQERVSELGRITGGLMKAAVK; encoded by the coding sequence GTGGAGCCATTAATTTTACAAAAGAAAACAGAAGTACTTCTAAATAAAGAAGTATATCCTGTATTAAAAAAATATCCTAAAAGTGAAAAGTTTGCATTATGTCAGGAGATTAAGCAAGCCTTTTATAGAGTAATCAGAAATACCATGCTTGCTAATAATATTAAAAGATATAGAATTCATTATCTTCAGGGAGTAGATGCAGACCTTAAGTTATTACTTGTTTTATTCTCAATTTCACGAGAACAAAAGTATATAACAGAAAGAAAATGCTTACAGCTCCAAGAGAGGGTAAGTGAATTGGGAAGGATAACTGGAGGCTTAATGAAAGCAGCAGTTAAATAA
- a CDS encoding DUF6838 family protein, translating to MDELINAIAAVIASKFGYDIVVDEMGEGFKRPSFFIYRISDLDMPMNRYTYNNNTIIQIVYFSPIDDYGNIKSRADQASTIETLKYKFMSDLAIEYDGKWAKIKQINSDYTGDKDIFLQLVLDTTIGTRQDPTVPTMKEINLKGGVN from the coding sequence ATGGATGAATTAATAAATGCTATAGCAGCAGTTATAGCTAGTAAATTTGGATATGATATTGTTGTAGACGAAATGGGAGAAGGATTTAAAAGGCCTTCTTTTTTTATTTACAGAATAAGCGATTTAGACATGCCTATGAACAGATACACCTATAACAATAATACAATAATTCAGATTGTTTATTTTAGCCCTATAGACGATTACGGGAACATTAAAAGCAGAGCAGACCAAGCAAGCACCATTGAAACTTTAAAATATAAATTTATGTCTGATTTAGCAATCGAATATGATGGAAAATGGGCAAAGATAAAACAAATAAATTCGGATTATACAGGTGACAAAGATATATTTTTACAACTTGTTTTGGACACAACAATAGGAACTAGACAAGATCCTACAGTACCAACAATGAAAGAAATTAATTTAAAAGGAGGAGTTAATTAA
- a CDS encoding baseplate J/gp47 family protein — MYSNNNSQKEILNRMLQTTSADVDKSEGSLTYDALSPASNEFEQIYVKLDEVSNKFDISKLIGDELATRVYQKTGITKKPATYAHTVITLTGTGNISIGDIAQTSGGIQFKFTEDKTINGTGTANVTAVIAGSSGMVPANQITALPVGIPGITAITNGSPTQDGFDEESDESLLGRYYEAIQAPSTQGNISQFIKLVKDYPGVGDVKVYPTWNGNDTIKLIIIDANKQPPSSEFINKVQTYMDPLGDNWGQGYGVAPFGAFTTIEGAVGKSIDISFTAIKDTNYSDEQRQTNFENALNEYLKSLAFKEASVSYTRLGALIISTPGFLDYSNLKVNGGIANIQLSYTGILTEVPIKGVVTIA, encoded by the coding sequence GTGTATAGCAACAATAATTCACAGAAAGAAATTTTAAATAGAATGTTACAAACTACATCTGCTGATGTAGATAAATCGGAGGGCAGTCTGACATATGACGCACTTTCACCAGCATCTAATGAGTTTGAACAAATATATGTAAAATTAGATGAAGTATCCAATAAATTTGATATCAGTAAGCTTATAGGTGATGAACTAGCGACTAGAGTATATCAAAAGACAGGTATTACTAAAAAACCTGCTACTTATGCTCATACTGTAATAACCTTAACTGGAACAGGGAATATAAGCATTGGGGATATAGCACAAACATCAGGAGGAATACAATTTAAATTTACGGAGGATAAAACTATTAATGGAACTGGAACTGCAAATGTCACAGCAGTTATAGCAGGATCCAGTGGAATGGTTCCAGCTAACCAAATAACTGCTCTTCCTGTTGGCATACCTGGTATAACTGCAATTACAAATGGAAGCCCTACTCAAGATGGATTTGATGAGGAGAGTGACGAGTCATTGCTTGGAAGATATTATGAAGCAATACAAGCTCCATCAACTCAGGGGAATATTTCACAATTTATTAAATTAGTAAAAGATTATCCTGGAGTAGGAGATGTTAAAGTATATCCCACTTGGAATGGCAATGATACTATAAAGCTTATTATTATAGATGCAAATAAGCAACCGCCAAGTTCAGAATTTATTAATAAAGTCCAAACTTATATGGACCCTTTAGGCGATAATTGGGGGCAAGGTTATGGAGTTGCTCCTTTCGGTGCTTTTACAACTATAGAAGGAGCTGTTGGAAAATCAATAGATATAAGTTTTACTGCCATTAAGGATACCAATTATAGTGACGAACAGCGGCAAACTAATTTTGAGAATGCCTTAAATGAATATTTAAAATCTCTAGCATTTAAAGAGGCATCAGTGAGTTATACAAGACTAGGAGCTTTGATAATAAGCACACCTGGTTTTTTAGATTACAGCAATTTAAAGGTAAATGGTGGTATTGCAAATATACAATTAAGTTATACTGGAATCCTTACAGAAGTCCCAATAAAAGGAGTGGTGACTATTGCATAG
- a CDS encoding hemolysin XhlA family protein, translated as MNDELIKDKLNTHERRLNDHSGRLDRLEQRGASVDVKIDNLCQQLSSLTTTLRWFIGLIIGGFATFFFYGIQHNLFK; from the coding sequence ATGAATGATGAGTTAATAAAAGACAAATTGAATACTCATGAAAGAAGGCTAAATGATCATAGTGGCAGGCTTGATAGATTAGAGCAAAGGGGGGCTAGTGTAGATGTAAAGATAGATAACCTTTGCCAACAATTATCTAGTCTTACAACAACGCTACGTTGGTTTATAGGGCTGATTATAGGAGGGTTTGCAACCTTCTTTTTTTATGGAATCCAACACAATTTATTTAAATAG
- a CDS encoding CD1375 family protein — MVELYADLIQLGLRVLEPETGKIAVPAFLRDAVKAELDKRSQVTA, encoded by the coding sequence ATGGTTGAATTATATGCAGACTTAATCCAATTAGGATTAAGAGTATTAGAACCTGAAACAGGTAAAATTGCGGTGCCTGCATTTCTTAGGGATGCAGTTAAAGCAGAACTTGATAAAAGAAGCCAAGTTACAGCTTAA
- a CDS encoding DUF2634 domain-containing protein, translated as MFGSDGQARICSSGKGGEAMSILPADAKIDDITNFHSTSKEGLPLAKEYCWDFINNDLLLENGKPKIVEGIEAIKVWIWKALKTERYRYLAYSWSYGNELNELVGKGLSIEFIRSEVERYLKEALLMNNYIIDIQNVTVTIDESKLNIEFTVATIYGEANMSV; from the coding sequence TTGTTTGGCAGTGATGGACAGGCAAGAATATGTAGTTCTGGCAAGGGTGGTGAGGCCATGAGCATACTGCCTGCAGATGCAAAGATTGATGATATAACGAATTTTCATTCAACTAGCAAGGAGGGATTGCCTTTGGCAAAGGAATATTGCTGGGATTTCATTAACAATGATTTACTATTGGAGAATGGAAAACCCAAGATAGTTGAAGGAATTGAAGCTATAAAAGTATGGATATGGAAAGCGTTAAAAACAGAAAGGTATAGATATTTAGCATATTCGTGGAGCTATGGTAATGAGTTAAATGAGTTAGTAGGCAAAGGATTAAGTATAGAATTTATACGAAGCGAAGTAGAAAGATATTTAAAAGAAGCCCTATTAATGAATAATTATATAATTGATATACAAAATGTTACTGTAACTATTGATGAAAGTAAATTAAATATAGAATTTACGGTGGCTACCATCTATGGGGAGGCGAATATGAGTGTATAG
- a CDS encoding reverse transcriptase/maturase family protein → MPNPLYEKAMDYKNLKGSYKRTQQAQRKYRKEAIIFDMAREKNLVKLWRELKNETYMPSDYIEFKVYEPKERVIHAPRIRDKIVQFAAHTVLQEVYYNKFIDSSYACLVGRGTHKAVQKVQHDMKYVKWKYGDGWILKMDVRKFFYSINRDILKQILRKKIKDDKFLNLLDKIIDSSPEGEKGIPLGNVTSQDFANIYMNEVDQYATRYLGLKYYVRYMDDIIVILKTKEEAQKAKENITSFLKERLDLETNSKTKIFPLSQGVNAYGFKIFTTHKLVRDSSKAAMKRRIKAMDKKVQRGEMTTKEVQQSVNSWLGHARHSNSYNLSKKIFSKYNYIEVENPKFKFGNLSTQ, encoded by the coding sequence ATGCCGAATCCTCTATATGAAAAGGCTATGGATTATAAAAACTTAAAAGGGAGTTATAAAAGAACTCAACAGGCCCAAAGGAAATATAGGAAAGAGGCTATTATTTTTGATATGGCCAGAGAAAAGAATTTAGTTAAGCTTTGGAGAGAATTAAAGAATGAAACATATATGCCAAGTGATTATATAGAATTTAAGGTATATGAACCTAAAGAGAGAGTTATTCACGCACCAAGGATTAGAGATAAAATAGTGCAATTTGCAGCACATACAGTACTGCAGGAGGTTTATTATAATAAGTTTATAGATTCTTCTTATGCTTGCTTAGTTGGAAGAGGAACTCATAAAGCTGTACAGAAGGTTCAACATGATATGAAGTATGTTAAATGGAAGTATGGTGATGGCTGGATACTTAAGATGGATGTTAGAAAGTTTTTCTATTCTATAAACAGGGATATACTTAAGCAGATCCTAAGGAAAAAGATTAAGGATGATAAATTTTTAAATCTTTTAGATAAAATTATAGACAGTTCTCCTGAAGGAGAAAAAGGAATTCCTCTTGGTAATGTAACTAGCCAGGACTTCGCAAATATTTATATGAATGAAGTAGACCAATATGCTACAAGATATCTAGGCCTTAAATACTATGTAAGATATATGGATGATATTATAGTAATCTTAAAGACAAAAGAAGAAGCACAGAAAGCTAAGGAAAATATAACAAGTTTTTTAAAAGAAAGGCTTGATTTAGAAACCAATTCTAAAACTAAAATTTTCCCTTTAAGCCAGGGTGTTAATGCTTATGGATTTAAGATATTTACAACTCATAAGTTAGTAAGAGATTCATCGAAAGCTGCAATGAAAAGAAGAATCAAAGCTATGGATAAGAAAGTTCAAAGGGGCGAAATGACTACAAAAGAAGTTCAGCAAAGTGTAAATTCATGGTTGGGACATGCAAGGCATTCTAATAGCTACAATCTTAGTAAAAAAATATTTTCAAAATACAATTATATAGAAGTAGAAAATCCTAAATTTAAGTTTGGGAATTTAAGCACTCAGTAA
- a CDS encoding DUF2577 domain-containing protein, producing the protein MKNQYIELIKHMQKQGTKFNPPAIEIGVVINAEPLTIKIGDLQLTKDDIWVADFLLSKYKRKMSIPSTKATGSTTEEGITSIGIPNGELEFTEGLKIGDSIACLAVMDRQEYVVLARVVRP; encoded by the coding sequence ATGAAAAACCAGTACATTGAATTGATTAAGCACATGCAAAAACAAGGAACCAAATTCAATCCTCCAGCTATTGAAATAGGTGTAGTAATAAATGCTGAGCCATTGACAATTAAAATAGGTGATCTTCAACTCACGAAAGATGACATCTGGGTTGCAGATTTTTTATTGTCGAAATATAAAAGGAAAATGAGTATACCTTCTACGAAAGCTACAGGCTCTACAACTGAAGAAGGAATAACATCGATAGGGATACCTAACGGTGAATTGGAATTTACTGAAGGACTTAAGATAGGTGATAGCATAGCTTGTTTGGCAGTGATGGACAGGCAAGAATATGTAGTTCTGGCAAGGGTGGTGAGGCCATGA
- a CDS encoding HK97 gp10 family phage protein encodes MSFEVEGLEEWKQELLKITNETFPNEKQRELQKIGHMAEREIKQFIPVDTGRLRASLNTQLLDKNTAQVGVDTDYAIDVNNGHLVNQRFLPAKYLDTPAGRKYLKNGNDKGIMLHPQYILGKHFMEKGMQNAEPKIMLELNSWLDELLRRLGE; translated from the coding sequence ATGAGTTTTGAAGTTGAAGGCTTAGAGGAGTGGAAGCAAGAACTACTAAAGATAACAAATGAAACTTTTCCAAATGAAAAGCAAAGAGAATTACAGAAAATCGGACATATGGCAGAGAGAGAAATCAAACAATTTATACCAGTCGACACTGGAAGGTTAAGAGCTTCGTTGAATACACAGCTCTTAGATAAAAATACCGCACAGGTGGGTGTTGATACAGATTATGCGATAGATGTTAATAATGGACACTTAGTAAATCAAAGATTTTTACCAGCTAAATATTTAGATACGCCAGCAGGAAGAAAGTATTTAAAAAATGGAAATGATAAAGGTATTATGCTACATCCTCAATATATTTTAGGCAAGCATTTTATGGAAAAAGGAATGCAAAATGCAGAGCCTAAGATAATGTTGGAACTAAACAGCTGGCTAGACGAATTGTTAAGAAGGCTGGGTGAATAA
- a CDS encoding phage tail sheath C-terminal domain-containing protein, giving the protein MGAPSINILFKQAGATAIKRGDRGVVVLILKDTVPAPLTNPIKMASVADIPSALTADNKAQITLAFMGYVNSPKNVIAYIVPVDTTDYTIAQHYLETIKWNYLAFPEIADADVTAFATWIKSLRDTIDKRVKAVLPNCVGDHEGIINYTNEKNVEGSITYTAKQYCSRIAGMLAGTPLTISATYAPLSELNDCDHLTKAEMDTAVDAGKLILMNDGEKVKIVRAVNSLTTTTTGKGSLFKKIKIVDIMDQIHDDIKATVSDNYIGKIQNDYDHKVLLISAIGGYFDQLELDGLLDKGKSSVYIDLEAQEAYLKSIGVDTSTMSVQQIKEANTEDKVFIAAKAKILDAMEDFNMSIGI; this is encoded by the coding sequence ATGGGAGCACCAAGCATTAATATACTTTTTAAACAAGCAGGAGCCACAGCAATAAAACGTGGCGATAGAGGTGTTGTAGTATTAATTTTAAAAGATACAGTTCCAGCGCCTTTGACTAACCCTATAAAAATGGCTTCTGTGGCAGACATTCCAAGTGCATTGACTGCCGATAATAAAGCACAAATAACTTTAGCATTTATGGGATATGTAAATTCGCCTAAAAATGTTATAGCTTATATAGTTCCAGTAGATACTACTGATTACACAATTGCACAGCATTATCTTGAGACTATTAAATGGAACTATTTAGCTTTTCCGGAAATAGCAGATGCAGATGTGACAGCTTTTGCAACTTGGATTAAATCTTTAAGAGATACGATTGATAAGAGAGTAAAAGCAGTTTTACCTAATTGTGTTGGAGACCATGAGGGGATTATAAACTATACCAATGAAAAAAATGTAGAAGGCTCAATTACTTATACAGCAAAGCAATATTGCAGTAGAATAGCAGGTATGCTTGCAGGAACACCGCTTACTATAAGTGCAACTTATGCACCACTTAGTGAGTTAAATGATTGTGACCATTTAACAAAAGCTGAAATGGACACTGCAGTAGATGCCGGGAAATTAATATTAATGAATGATGGTGAGAAAGTTAAAATAGTAAGAGCAGTAAATAGCTTAACTACTACAACCACAGGTAAAGGATCACTATTCAAAAAAATTAAAATTGTAGATATTATGGACCAAATACATGATGATATAAAAGCTACTGTAAGTGACAATTACATTGGTAAAATCCAAAATGATTATGACCACAAAGTATTGCTAATAAGTGCAATAGGCGGTTATTTTGACCAACTAGAACTAGATGGGTTACTAGATAAAGGCAAAAGCAGCGTGTATATAGATTTAGAAGCTCAAGAAGCTTATTTAAAGAGCATTGGAGTTGATACATCTACTATGAGTGTGCAGCAGATTAAAGAGGCTAATACAGAAGATAAAGTATTTATTGCTGCAAAAGCTAAAATTTTAGATGCCATGGAAGATTTTAATATGTCCATTGGTATATAG
- a CDS encoding helix-turn-helix transcriptional regulator, giving the protein MMIKIHLSRLLGEKRWTQADLARKTNIRPNTISELYNELVDRVSLEQLDKICEVLECDISDLLEYIPNKDKHLKNKRP; this is encoded by the coding sequence ATGATGATTAAAATACATTTATCTAGGCTTTTAGGTGAAAAAAGGTGGACACAAGCTGATTTGGCTAGGAAAACAAACATAAGACCTAATACTATTTCAGAGTTATATAATGAACTGGTAGATAGAGTGAGTTTGGAACAATTAGATAAAATATGTGAAGTTTTAGAGTGTGACATAAGTGACCTATTGGAATATATTCCCAATAAAGATAAGCATTTAAAAAATAAGAGACCGTAG
- a CDS encoding phage tail tube protein gives MSRTGNYNEEKTLYGNFGAVFINDSQAAEATGIQAKAKINKVDVPMCGTMSKKYKIVGWDGSGTLTLNKTSSRMILLVADDLRNGKETVFTIISKMSDPGNGGTERIKFIGCKVDELTLADWSAGKLGTESVPFTFEDFEILDTIDPGTV, from the coding sequence ATGTCAAGAACAGGTAATTACAATGAAGAAAAAACATTATATGGTAATTTCGGAGCTGTGTTTATAAATGACAGTCAAGCAGCTGAAGCCACAGGAATACAGGCTAAAGCAAAAATAAATAAAGTTGATGTGCCAATGTGCGGTACCATGAGTAAAAAATACAAAATCGTTGGTTGGGATGGTAGTGGAACGCTGACTTTAAATAAGACAAGCTCAAGAATGATATTGCTTGTTGCAGATGATTTGAGAAACGGTAAGGAAACTGTATTTACAATAATTAGTAAAATGAGTGACCCAGGCAATGGTGGAACTGAAAGAATTAAATTTATTGGTTGCAAAGTAGACGAACTAACTCTAGCAGATTGGAGTGCTGGAAAGCTTGGGACAGAATCTGTTCCATTTACATTTGAGGATTTTGAGATACTAGATACAATAGATCCAGGCACTGTATAG
- a CDS encoding terminase encodes MIKIYCMVDIIPLDITNLVKSVSNSGDSSTFARALSITLAYPIWDTNQPRIDVKVGSKIWMILDGEEIFRGVVWTVDSSSEQELTIKAFDYLIYVNKSKVTYNFTNITPEDATRKVCSDLGIETGEIASTGTRTSRLIAQKTGCEAILEMYDQVQANGFILTMQGTKLNVIKKAQLVANYIVTINKNGIGNNAISVSYGESLDSMVNKVQIFDSDNNYHNKVENTEWQNKYGTLQDNYVMEDGKNPATEAQKLLKGIEHTWSVETLGNWECRTGSLVGVKIFYMDEEMEAKLLIDGDTHTWDVGTNKYTMQLNLATC; translated from the coding sequence ATGATAAAAATATATTGCATGGTTGATATAATTCCTCTGGACATAACCAATCTGGTGAAATCTGTAAGCAATAGTGGTGACAGTTCGACATTTGCAAGGGCGCTCAGTATAACACTTGCGTACCCAATTTGGGACACCAATCAACCAAGAATTGATGTAAAGGTTGGCTCTAAAATATGGATGATCCTTGATGGAGAAGAGATATTCAGGGGTGTCGTGTGGACTGTAGATAGTTCTTCCGAACAGGAACTGACAATAAAAGCATTTGACTATCTTATATACGTTAACAAGTCTAAGGTGACATATAACTTCACGAATATTACACCTGAAGATGCGACTAGAAAAGTTTGCAGTGACCTAGGGATAGAAACCGGAGAAATAGCAAGTACGGGGACAAGGACCAGTAGACTCATTGCCCAAAAGACAGGTTGTGAAGCAATACTGGAAATGTATGACCAAGTTCAAGCAAATGGCTTCATATTGACAATGCAAGGAACCAAACTGAACGTGATAAAGAAAGCCCAGTTGGTTGCAAACTATATAGTGACCATTAATAAGAATGGTATAGGAAACAATGCAATATCTGTAAGTTATGGAGAATCACTTGACAGTATGGTTAACAAGGTGCAGATATTTGATAGTGACAACAATTACCATAACAAGGTTGAAAACACTGAGTGGCAGAACAAGTATGGCACATTACAGGACAACTATGTTATGGAGGATGGCAAGAATCCTGCCACTGAAGCTCAAAAGTTGCTGAAGGGCATTGAGCACACTTGGTCAGTTGAAACGCTTGGAAACTGGGAATGTAGGACAGGTTCACTCGTTGGTGTAAAAATATTTTATATGGACGAAGAAATGGAGGCAAAGCTGCTTATTGACGGGGACACGCATACATGGGATGTTGGTACGAACAAATATACAATGCAGCTTAATTTAGCCACATGTTAG
- a CDS encoding putative phage tail protein, with amino-acid sequence MHSDKLKNYVPPFISNTRTYTEIYSSQGNEFDTLDECMADLMLQFNIDTATWALDIYEKSLGIVTNHTKELDYRRSVIKSKDRGTGKFNSVMLKLVCDSFTNGNVEVTYNGIITVKFNAIRGIPPNLNDLKDVVEQIKPAYKILQYIFIYLTWDEFNNYNKSFDDWDTLNLSWDKFETYKE; translated from the coding sequence TTGCATAGTGATAAATTAAAAAACTATGTACCGCCTTTTATATCAAATACAAGGACATATACTGAAATATACAGCAGCCAGGGAAATGAATTTGATACATTAGATGAATGTATGGCTGACTTAATGTTACAGTTTAATATTGATACAGCCACTTGGGCACTTGATATATATGAGAAGAGCTTAGGAATAGTTACGAATCATACCAAAGAACTAGATTATCGTAGAAGTGTAATAAAGTCTAAAGATCGTGGAACAGGTAAATTTAATTCTGTAATGCTAAAGCTTGTATGTGATAGCTTTACAAACGGGAATGTAGAAGTTACTTATAACGGGATAATTACTGTTAAGTTTAATGCAATAAGAGGTATACCTCCAAATTTAAATGATTTAAAGGATGTAGTAGAACAAATTAAGCCTGCATATAAAATACTTCAATATATTTTTATTTATTTAACTTGGGATGAGTTTAATAATTATAATAAGAGTTTTGATGATTGGGACACACTTAATTTGTCTTGGGATAAATTTGAAACTTATAAAGAATAG
- a CDS encoding phage head-tail connector protein — MSLTTVEKVKSYLQISDSSDYTFIQDLVDYVTEQIENYCSRKFDVATYTETHMCKHKCFPRNTPLKSVISVIRDGMPQNQDTDFKIKGNYIQFNDLKGFTMGGSIVYATDNSIETTITYIAGYDTIPNDLAMAATKLAVIEYKDSRENRLGIEQETEGDVRYTYSKKDSEMPLNISRVLDRYRKVSL; from the coding sequence ATGTCTCTGACAACGGTAGAAAAGGTAAAAAGTTACCTACAAATAAGTGATTCATCTGATTATACATTTATACAGGATTTAGTAGATTATGTTACAGAACAAATTGAAAATTACTGCAGTAGAAAATTTGATGTTGCTACTTATACCGAAACCCATATGTGTAAGCATAAATGTTTTCCTAGAAATACACCGTTAAAATCAGTTATATCTGTAATAAGAGATGGAATGCCACAAAATCAAGATACAGATTTTAAGATAAAGGGAAATTACATTCAATTTAATGATTTAAAAGGGTTTACCATGGGCGGTAGCATTGTTTATGCAACAGATAATTCGATAGAAACAACAATAACTTATATTGCAGGATATGATACTATACCAAATGATTTAGCTATGGCTGCAACTAAGCTAGCAGTTATTGAGTATAAGGATAGCAGAGAGAATAGGCTTGGTATAGAGCAGGAAACAGAGGGCGATGTAAGATATACTTACTCAAAGAAGGATTCAGAAATGCCACTTAATATATCTCGTGTTCTTGATAGATATAGGAAGGTGTCGCTATGA